A portion of the Amia ocellicauda isolate fAmiCal2 chromosome 22, fAmiCal2.hap1, whole genome shotgun sequence genome contains these proteins:
- the tpgs1 gene encoding tubulin polyglutamylase complex subunit 1, with translation MAEKRRAGVVVVVPDSKPPKADTEREFLSQAGVGVLLRSALLKLLEARSEDPVGFLADHFANLAQGAEDAGRGNGVQQAVPAERQQLARALWHLSLAHHSQRSAFNNNVRLAYDLLAQGAGTGGGRRRRGGGGVRGRLYTELLRRLCREGGVSESTAAPLLDRIQCQDHEAVPFDLFRQGVLTCAVFADYVRKSGSLYAAVAGGGSGSRAERALCQAVLEALRDALHTSHSAVDAARFLEASAKIAPCRLAEALALAQASADTPPGPPMEPQEFQDQAAALFIARVRTVA, from the exons ATGGCGGAGAAGCGGCGTGCAGGGGTCGTGGTGGTCGTGCCCGACTCGAAGCCCCCGAAGGCGGACACGGAGAGAGAGTTCCTGTCGCAGGCCGGGGTCGGGGTCCTGCTCAGGTCGGCGCTGCTCAAATTGCTGGAGGCCAGATCCGAGGACCCGGTCGGCTTCCTGGCGGACCATTTCGCCAACCTGGCCCAGGGGGCGGAGGATGCGGGCCGGGGCAACGGGGTGCAGCAGGCGGTGCCGGCCGAGAGACAGCAGCTCGCTCGGGCACTATGGCACCTCAGCCTCGCTCATCACTCGCAgag GTCAGCTTTCAATAACAACGTACGCCTGGCCTATGACCTTCTGGCACAGGGGGCCGGCACAGGTGGTGGGCGGCGGCGGCGTGGCGGCGGGGGGGTGCGTGGCCGGCTGTACACGGAGCTGCTGAGGCGGCTGTGCCGGGAGGGCGGGGTGTCAGAATCCACAGCCGCCCCGCTGCTGGACCGTATCCAGTGCCAGGACCACGAGGCCGTGCCTTTCGACCTGTTCCGGCAGGGCGTGCTGACCTGCGCGGTGTTCGCCGACTACGTGCGCAAGTCGGGGTCCCTGTACGCCGCCGTGGCAGGGGGGGGCAGCGGCTCCCGGGCGGAGCGTGCCCTGTGCCAGGCCGTGCTGGAGGCCCTCCGCGACGCGCTGCACACCTCCCACTCCGCCGTCGACGCTGCGCGCTTCCTGGAGGCCAGTGCCAAGATCGCCCCCTGCCGGTTGGCAGAGGCTCTGGCGCTCGCCCAGGCTTCTGCAGATACCCCACCCGGACCCCCCATGGAGCCCCAGGAGTTCCAGGACCAGGCTGCGGCCCTGTTCATCGCCAGGGTGCGCACTGTGGCTTAA
- the dot1l gene encoding histone-lysine N-methyltransferase, H3 lysine-79 specific isoform X1, protein MMGEKLELKLKSPVGAEAAGYPWPLPVYDKHHDAAHEIIETIRWVCEEIPDLKLAMENYVLIDYDTKSFESMQRLCDKYNRAIDSIHQLWKGTTQPMKLNTRPSNGLLRHILQQVYNHSVTDPEKLNNYEPFSPEVYGETSFDLVAQIIDEIEMMEDDTFVDLGSGVGQVVLQVAAATNCKHYFGVEKADTPAGYAESMDKEFKRWMRWYGKKHGEYTLERGDFLSEEWKERIANTSVIFVNNFAFGPEVDHQLKERFANMKEGGKIVSSKPFAPLNFRINCRNLSDIGTIMRVVELSPLRGSVSWTGKPVSYYLHTIDRTILENYFSSLKNPKLREEQEAARRRQQKETKESKSNTTTPTKAPEHKDSCGEDEKLGMVAPVKVSPVRARRPRIISKSRKLGSRKRGRPKKAAATAAATAVVAAATAAERKSKKSQSALDLLHAKTVSLSAAPPQDAYKSPQSPFYQLPPKVQPYMCGQLLLGPTPPGLQQLLDSIKVQYLQFMAYMKTPQYSTNLQQVLEQEKLRHSELSGRAEQLFSLCQSHKDKIKGLFHSKLEELGVKALTLDDLVQAQKEISAHNRQLKEQTKQLERDTTELRDQSLLLLKSRCEELNLDWASLCLESLLKEKQSLRSQISEKQRHCLELQISIVELEKSQRQQELLQLKSYSPGEDPPYRFKGPPSLDPRPPLDHELPKHGLGGPGAVNGLSPELSINGTASPGFERGSSKAELLSRYLPSPPDHDIVPPTPDYRHRLQGHPQPDYTRFSPAKIALRRHYNQDPSPSPLRGPGGPLYRGESGKECVVSPPALGPKQCFPSPGSPELQQSAMPRSVDKLCKEKSPVGPGDTITSLPISIPLSTVHPSKLPVSIPLASVVLPSRAERLRSTPSPVAQARDPSSLDKPGQNNGKLLHTPTSGFSLGSMMNGGSHSLDADASDCPQSPHAAAAAAAPPLLGSQARAPGHSPPLVTGGVLQYADGPPRILPEGGPGGRQGGSDSEALESDSKRRMYFSSSSSSSSSSSSSSSLGGRQLPSAAKPAQQHHSSHHHHHHHHHHHSPATSSGCPPQDGRKRGRRKRSSVGGALAGGSPKRRPLAGLGSHPSGSPLNINSMVNNINQPLEIAAISSPEQSARSPTAPDLDQPPVLKRERPLDLNGSGRYSSPLSSEDEDRGYHEDSSSARIERKIATISLESRDCLLKSGDCDKGSAGRKAACNSLNSIGGSDVSSSSSSSSSSSSSSKWKSTFSPISEPKPLQSDLRQGGSPFGLGSRGGGGGDSDSDHKQRGRGGGEMGLGTGAGGGCGDSSCAPHSGGPPYLGHNPFLGQPPSETPSGRGGPGTTEKQQQMQQGSKVKCRDWELKVSSCGGGGLASQNLFITAATGGILSAKSGSPVAVSSGSGSLVGSYLGPQFQLGGASSMLQSLFGTQPPASVPTSSAPTITTTHGGPRLVNGHGAIGPFSSTGLAGGAAGGEPCVCSVF, encoded by the exons ATGATGGGAGAGAAGCTGGAACTGAAGCTCAAGTCGCCGGTGGGGGCCGAGGCTGCCGGCTACCCCTGGCCGCTGCCCGTCTAT GATAAACACCACGATGCTGCTCATGAAATCATCGAAACAATTCG GTGGGTGTGTGAAGAGATTCCTGACCTGAAGCTGGCCATGGAGAACTATGTCCTAATTGACTATGACACCAAgag CTTCGAGAGCATGCAGAGGCTCTGTGACAAGTACAACAGGGCCATCGACAGCATCCATCAGCTG TGGAAAGGCACCACTCAGCCCATGAAGTTGAACACGCGTCCCTCGAACGGCCTGCTGAGGCACATCCTGCAGCAGGTGTACAACCACTCCGTCACCGACCCCGAGAAGCTCAACAACTACGAGCCCTTCTCTCCCGAGGTGTACGGGGAGACCTCCTTTGACCTGGTCGCCCAGATCATCGACGAGATCGAGATGATGGAGGACGACACCTTCGTGGACCTGGGCAGCG GAGTGGGACAGGTGGTGCTGCAGGTTGCTGCGGCCACGAACTGTAAACACTACTTCGGAGTGGAGAAGGCGGACACCCCGGCAGGCTACGCCGAG TCGATGGACAAGGAGTTTAAGAGGTGGATGAGGTGGTACGGGAAGAAGCACGGCGAGTACACG CTGGAGAGAGGGGACTTCCTGTCCGAAGAGTGGAAAGAGAGAATAGCGAACACAAG TGTGATTTTTGTGAATAACTTTGCCTTTGGTCCCGAGGTGGATCACCAGCTGAAGGAGCGATTTGCAAACATGAAGGAAG GTGGCAAAATCGTATCCTCAAAACCTTTTGCACCTCTAAACTTTAGAATAAACTGTCGAAACTTGAGTG acatTGGCACAATAATGAGGGTGGTAGAGCTCTCTCCACtgcggggctctgtgtcctggACAGGGAAGCCAGTTTCTTACTATCTGCACACGATAGACCGCACCATA CTTGAAAACTATTTTTCTAGTCTCAAAAATCCTAAACTCAGG gaggagcaggaggcAGCTAGACGTCGTCAGCAGAAAGAAACTAAGGAGAGCAAAAGCAACACCACCACCCCGACCAAGGCACCAGAGCACAAG GACTCGTGTGGGGAGGATGAGAAGCTGGGCATGGTGGCGCCGGTGAAAGTGTCCCCGGTCAGGGCCCGGCGCCCCCGCATCATCAGCAAGAGCCGCAAGCTGGGCAGCAGGAAGCGCGGACGCCCCAAAAAAGCAGCGGCCACCGCAGCTGCCACCGCCGTCGTCGCCGCTGCCACCGCCGCCGAGCGGAAGAGCAAGAAGAGCCAGAGCGCCCTGGATCTGCTGCACGCCAAGACGGTGTCCCTCTCCGCAGCGCCGCCTCAGG ATGCATACAAGTCACCTCAAAGCCCGTTCTATCAGCTACCTCCCAAAGTTCAGCCCTACATGTGTGGGCAGTTGCTCCTGGGCCCGACTCCACCTGGCCTGCAACAGCTACTGG ATAGCATCAAGGTGCAGTATTTGCAGTTCATGGCGTACATGAAGACGCCGCAGTACTCTACCAATCTCCAGCAAGTCCTGGAACAGGAGAAG ctCAGACACAGTGAACTGTCAGGCCGTGCTGAGCAGCTCTTCAGTCTGTGTCAGTCTCACAAGGACAAGATCAAAGGGCTGTTCCACAGCAAGCTGGAGGAG CTGGGTGTGAAGGCACTGACTCTGGACGACCTGGTCCAGGCCCAGAAGGAGATCTCTGCCCACAACCGGCAGCTGAAGGAGCAGACCAAGCAGCTGGAGAGAGACACAACCGAGCTGCGGGACCAGAGCCTGCTGCTG CTGAAATCTCGGTGTGAGGAGCTGAACCTGGACTGGGCCTCGCTGTGTCTCGAGAGCCTGCTGAAGGAGAAGCAGAGCCTGCGCAGCCAGATCTCGGAGAAGCAGCGGCACTGCCTGGAGCTGCAG ATCAGCATCGTGGAGCTGGAGAAGAGCCAGAGGCAGCAGGAGCTCCTGCAGCTGAAGTCCTATAGCCCAGGTGAGGACCCCCCCTACCGCTTCAAGGGCCCCCCCAGCCTGGACCCCCGGCCACCACTGGACCACGAGCTACCCAAGCACGGCCTGGGGGGTCCCGGGGCGGTCAACGGCCTGAGCCCCGAGCTGTCCATCAACGGCACAGCCTCACCTGGCTTCGAGAGGGGCAGCAGCAAGGCCGAGCTCCTGTCCCGCTACCTGCCCTCGCCCCCCGACCACGACATTGTGCCCCCCACCCCTGACTACCGCCACCGGCTGCAGGGCCACCCACAGCCCGACTACACACGCTTCTCCCCGGCTAAGATCGCCCTGCGCCGCCACTACAACCAggaccccagccccagccccctgCGCGGCCCCGGTGGCCCCCTGTACAG GGGGGAGAGTGGCAAGGAGTGTGTCGTCTCCCCACCTGCCCTCGGGCCCAAGCAGTGCTTCCCCTCGCCGGGGTCCCCCGAGCTGCAGCAGAGCGCCATGCCCAGGAGTGTGGACAAG TTGTGTAAGGAGAAGAGCCCGGTGGGCCCTGGGGACACCATCACCAGCCTGCCCATCAGTATCCCCCTCAGCACCGTGCACCCCAGCAAGCTGCCCGTCAGCATCCCCCTCGCCAGCGTGGTGCTGCCCAGCCGTGCCGAGAGACTG agGAGCACGCCCAGTCCAGTGGCGCAGGCCCGGGACCCGTCCTCGCTGGACAAGCCGGGCCAGAACAACGGCAAGCTGCTCCATACGCCTACCTCAG ggtTTTCCTTGGGCTCCATGATGAACGGTGGCTCTCACTCTCTGGATGCGGACGCGTCTGACTGCCCCCAGTCCCCCCAcgctgccgccgccgccgccgccccgCCCCTCCTGGGCTCTCAGGCCCGCGCCCCAGGGCACAGCCCACCCCTCGTCACGGGGGGGGTGCTGCAGTACGCGGATGGCCCCCCCCGCATCCTCCCGGAGGGGGGGCCAGGGGGCAGGCAGGGGGGCTCGGACTCGGAGGCCCTGGAGAGTGATAGCAAGCGTCGCATGTACTTttcctcatcctcctcttcctcgtcctcgtcctcgtcctcctcctccctggGCGGCAGGCAGCTCCCCAGCGCCGCCAAGCCAGCGCAGCAGCATCATAGcagccaccaccaccaccaccatcaccatcaccaccatTCCCCCGCCACCTCCTCCGGCTGCCCCCCCCAAGACGGGCGCAAGCGCGGGAGGCGGAAGCGTAGTTCGGTGGGTGGGGCCCTGGCAGGTGGGTCCCCAAAAAGGAGGCCCCTGGCTGGGCTGGGCAGCCACCCCTCAGGGTCCCCTCTCAACATCAACTCcatg GTGAACAACATCAACCAGCCCCTGGAGATCGCAGCCATCTCGTCCCCGGAGCAGTCTGCACGCAGCCCCACCGCGCCCGACCTGGACCAGCCGCCGGTGCTGAAGAGGGAGCGGCCACTGGACCTGAACGGCTCGGGCCGATACTCCTCCCCCCTCAGTTCTGAGGATGAGGACCGGGGCTACCATGAGGACAGCTCCAGTGCACG GATTGAAAGGAAGATCGCGACCATCTCCCTGGAGAGTAGAGACTGTTTACTGAAGTCGGGGGACTGTGACAAGG gctCTGCTGGGCGGAAAGCAGCCTGCAATAGTCTGAACAGCATCGGTGGCAGTGATGTCTCTTCCTCCTCATCatcatcctcctcttcctcttcctccagcaAGTGGAAGTCAACTTTCTCCCCGATCTCGGAGCCCAAGCCCCTGCAGTCTGACCTGCGGCAAGGGGGGTCCCCGTTTGGCCTGGGCAGCCGGGGGGGAGGGGGCGGCGATTCGGACTCGGATCACAAGCAGCGTGGCAGAGGCGGGGGAGAGATGGGACTGGGCACGGGGGCCGGGGGTGGGTGCGGGGATTCTTCCTGTGCCCCCCACTCCGGTGGGCCACCCTACCTGGGTCACAACCCCTTCCTCGGCCAGCCTCCCTCAGAGACTCCCTCAGGCCGTGGCGGGCCAGGGACGACCGAGAAGCAGCAGCAGATGCAGCAGGGGTCGAAGGTCAAGTGCCGGGACTGGGAGCTGAAGGTCAGCAGCTGCGGGGGGGGCGGCCTGGCCAGCCAGAACCTCTTCATCACGGCGGCGACCGGAGGGATCCTCAGCGCCAAGTCCGGCAGCCCGGTGGCGGTGTCCTCGGGCTCGGGCAGCCTGGTGGGTTCCTACTTGGGGCCGCAGTTCCAGCTGGGGGGGGCCTCCTCCATGCTGCAGTCACTGTTCGGGACCCAGCCCCCCGCCAGCGTCCCCACCTCCTCCGCccccaccatcaccaccacccACGGAGGCCCACGCCTGGTGAACGGGCATGGAGCCATTGGGCCCTTCTCTAGCACCGGCCTGGCTGGGGGGGCCGCAGGAGGTGAGCCTTGTGTGTGTTCCgtcttttag
- the LOC136718498 gene encoding uncharacterized protein LOC136718498 → MVGVEQPAPLSLPFPLPVYLPISLSAPLCCVSTGIFNHVVPSVTCHQFGAALPSSGLTSLLSLSSSSPLQQQQSLQHQLPQPPQQQHSNPQPGPAFLSQGSSGLSLALSQPPHSRTLTVLHTPPPPTLSLPPPPPLLNVCPSSSSSPSSLSGEPPLSRADAFLPPRLPSALQQHQKTPSSLSLSSSSSFSASICASASASLPSSSPSSSSSSSSSRPSYTVHHPALHPPRSAAAPPPPAPPHSSSSSPVSSVWGTLGMQASFTAPHIPGVRPR, encoded by the exons ATGGTGGGTGTTGAGCAACCTG CCCCACTTTCTCTCCCCTTCCCACTCCCTGTCtacctccccatctctctctctgcccctctgtgttgtgtgtccaCAGGTATTTTTAACCACGTGGTGCCTTCAGTGACCTGCCATCAGTTTGGGGCCGCCCTGCCCAGCTCTGGTCTCACTTCTCTGCTcagtctctcctcctcctcccctctgcagcagcagcaatcGCTACAGCACCAGTTACCGCAGCCtccgcagcagcagcacagtaacCCCCAGCCCGGCCCTGCTTTTCTCTCCCAGGGCTCCTCCGGCCTGAGCCTCGCCCTGTCGCAGCCCCCGCACAGCCGCACGCTCACAGTCTTGCACACCCCTCCACCACCCACCCTGTCCctgcctcctccccctcccctgcTCAACGTctgcccctcctcctcctcctccccctcttctctctCGGGCGAGCCCCCCCTGTCCCGCGCCGATGCCTTCCTGCCCCCTCGCCTGCCTTCCGCCCTGCAGCAGCATCAGAAGACGccctcctctctctcgctctcctcctcctcctccttttctGCCTCCATATGTGCTTCTGCCTCTGCTTCTCTGCCTTCCTCCTccccttcctcttcttcttcctcctcctcctcccgacCCTCCTACACTGTGCACCACCCTGCCCTGCACCCTCCCCGCTCCGCCGCCGCCCCAccacccccagcccccccccacagcagcagcagcagtcctGTCAGCTCGGTGTGGGGGACCCTTGGCATGCAGGCCTCTTTCACAGCTCCACATATCCCCGGCGTCCGTCCCAGATAG
- the dot1l gene encoding histone-lysine N-methyltransferase, H3 lysine-79 specific isoform X2 produces the protein MMGEKLELKLKSPVGAEAAGYPWPLPVYDKHHDAAHEIIETIRWVCEEIPDLKLAMENYVLIDYDTKSFESMQRLCDKYNRAIDSIHQLWKGTTQPMKLNTRPSNGLLRHILQQVYNHSVTDPEKLNNYEPFSPEVYGETSFDLVAQIIDEIEMMEDDTFVDLGSGVGQVVLQVAAATNCKHYFGVEKADTPAGYAESMDKEFKRWMRWYGKKHGEYTLERGDFLSEEWKERIANTSVIFVNNFAFGPEVDHQLKERFANMKEGGKIVSSKPFAPLNFRINCRNLSDIGTIMRVVELSPLRGSVSWTGKPVSYYLHTIDRTILENYFSSLKNPKLREEQEAARRRQQKETKESKSNTTTPTKAPEHKDSCGEDEKLGMVAPVKVSPVRARRPRIISKSRKLGSRKRGRPKKAAATAAATAVVAAATAAERKSKKSQSALDLLHAKTVSLSAAPPQDAYKSPQSPFYQLPPKVQPYMCGQLLLGPTPPGLQQLLDSIKVQYLQFMAYMKTPQYSTNLQQVLEQEKLRHSELSGRAEQLFSLCQSHKDKIKGLFHSKLEELGVKALTLDDLVQAQKEISAHNRQLKEQTKQLERDTTELRDQSLLLLKSRCEELNLDWASLCLESLLKEKQSLRSQISEKQRHCLELQISIVELEKSQRQQELLQLKSYSPGEDPPYRFKGPPSLDPRPPLDHELPKHGLGGPGAVNGLSPELSINGTASPGFERGSSKAELLSRYLPSPPDHDIVPPTPDYRHRLQGHPQPDYTRFSPAKIALRRHYNQDPSPSPLRGPGGPLYRGESGKECVVSPPALGPKQCFPSPGSPELQQSAMPRSVDKLCKEKSPVGPGDTITSLPISIPLSTVHPSKLPVSIPLASVVLPSRAERLRSTPSPVAQARDPSSLDKPGQNNGKLLHTPTSGFSLGSMMNGGSHSLDADASDCPQSPHAAAAAAAPPLLGSQARAPGHSPPLVTGGVLQYADGPPRILPEGGPGGRQGGSDSEALESDSKRRMYFSSSSSSSSSSSSSSSLGGRQLPSAAKPAQQHHSSHHHHHHHHHHHSPATSSGCPPQDGRKRGRRKRSSVGGALAGGSPKRRPLAGLGSHPSGSPLNINSMVNNINQPLEIAAISSPEQSARSPTAPDLDQPPVLKRERPLDLNGSGRYSSPLSSEDEDRGYHEDSSSARIERKIATISLESRDCLLKSGDCDKGSAGRKAACNSLNSIGGSDVSSSSSSSSSSSSSSKWKSTFSPISEPKPLQSDLRQGGSPFGLGSRGGGGGDSDSDHKQRGRGGGEMGLGTGAGGGCGDSSCAPHSGGPPYLGHNPFLGQPPSETPSGRGGPGTTEKQQQMQQGSKVKCRDWELKVSSCGGGGLASQNLFITAATGGILSAKSGSPVAVSSGSGSLVGSYLGPQFQLGGASSMLQSLFGTQPPASVPTSSAPTITTTHGGPRLVNGHGAIGPFSSTGLAGGAAGGN, from the exons ATGATGGGAGAGAAGCTGGAACTGAAGCTCAAGTCGCCGGTGGGGGCCGAGGCTGCCGGCTACCCCTGGCCGCTGCCCGTCTAT GATAAACACCACGATGCTGCTCATGAAATCATCGAAACAATTCG GTGGGTGTGTGAAGAGATTCCTGACCTGAAGCTGGCCATGGAGAACTATGTCCTAATTGACTATGACACCAAgag CTTCGAGAGCATGCAGAGGCTCTGTGACAAGTACAACAGGGCCATCGACAGCATCCATCAGCTG TGGAAAGGCACCACTCAGCCCATGAAGTTGAACACGCGTCCCTCGAACGGCCTGCTGAGGCACATCCTGCAGCAGGTGTACAACCACTCCGTCACCGACCCCGAGAAGCTCAACAACTACGAGCCCTTCTCTCCCGAGGTGTACGGGGAGACCTCCTTTGACCTGGTCGCCCAGATCATCGACGAGATCGAGATGATGGAGGACGACACCTTCGTGGACCTGGGCAGCG GAGTGGGACAGGTGGTGCTGCAGGTTGCTGCGGCCACGAACTGTAAACACTACTTCGGAGTGGAGAAGGCGGACACCCCGGCAGGCTACGCCGAG TCGATGGACAAGGAGTTTAAGAGGTGGATGAGGTGGTACGGGAAGAAGCACGGCGAGTACACG CTGGAGAGAGGGGACTTCCTGTCCGAAGAGTGGAAAGAGAGAATAGCGAACACAAG TGTGATTTTTGTGAATAACTTTGCCTTTGGTCCCGAGGTGGATCACCAGCTGAAGGAGCGATTTGCAAACATGAAGGAAG GTGGCAAAATCGTATCCTCAAAACCTTTTGCACCTCTAAACTTTAGAATAAACTGTCGAAACTTGAGTG acatTGGCACAATAATGAGGGTGGTAGAGCTCTCTCCACtgcggggctctgtgtcctggACAGGGAAGCCAGTTTCTTACTATCTGCACACGATAGACCGCACCATA CTTGAAAACTATTTTTCTAGTCTCAAAAATCCTAAACTCAGG gaggagcaggaggcAGCTAGACGTCGTCAGCAGAAAGAAACTAAGGAGAGCAAAAGCAACACCACCACCCCGACCAAGGCACCAGAGCACAAG GACTCGTGTGGGGAGGATGAGAAGCTGGGCATGGTGGCGCCGGTGAAAGTGTCCCCGGTCAGGGCCCGGCGCCCCCGCATCATCAGCAAGAGCCGCAAGCTGGGCAGCAGGAAGCGCGGACGCCCCAAAAAAGCAGCGGCCACCGCAGCTGCCACCGCCGTCGTCGCCGCTGCCACCGCCGCCGAGCGGAAGAGCAAGAAGAGCCAGAGCGCCCTGGATCTGCTGCACGCCAAGACGGTGTCCCTCTCCGCAGCGCCGCCTCAGG ATGCATACAAGTCACCTCAAAGCCCGTTCTATCAGCTACCTCCCAAAGTTCAGCCCTACATGTGTGGGCAGTTGCTCCTGGGCCCGACTCCACCTGGCCTGCAACAGCTACTGG ATAGCATCAAGGTGCAGTATTTGCAGTTCATGGCGTACATGAAGACGCCGCAGTACTCTACCAATCTCCAGCAAGTCCTGGAACAGGAGAAG ctCAGACACAGTGAACTGTCAGGCCGTGCTGAGCAGCTCTTCAGTCTGTGTCAGTCTCACAAGGACAAGATCAAAGGGCTGTTCCACAGCAAGCTGGAGGAG CTGGGTGTGAAGGCACTGACTCTGGACGACCTGGTCCAGGCCCAGAAGGAGATCTCTGCCCACAACCGGCAGCTGAAGGAGCAGACCAAGCAGCTGGAGAGAGACACAACCGAGCTGCGGGACCAGAGCCTGCTGCTG CTGAAATCTCGGTGTGAGGAGCTGAACCTGGACTGGGCCTCGCTGTGTCTCGAGAGCCTGCTGAAGGAGAAGCAGAGCCTGCGCAGCCAGATCTCGGAGAAGCAGCGGCACTGCCTGGAGCTGCAG ATCAGCATCGTGGAGCTGGAGAAGAGCCAGAGGCAGCAGGAGCTCCTGCAGCTGAAGTCCTATAGCCCAGGTGAGGACCCCCCCTACCGCTTCAAGGGCCCCCCCAGCCTGGACCCCCGGCCACCACTGGACCACGAGCTACCCAAGCACGGCCTGGGGGGTCCCGGGGCGGTCAACGGCCTGAGCCCCGAGCTGTCCATCAACGGCACAGCCTCACCTGGCTTCGAGAGGGGCAGCAGCAAGGCCGAGCTCCTGTCCCGCTACCTGCCCTCGCCCCCCGACCACGACATTGTGCCCCCCACCCCTGACTACCGCCACCGGCTGCAGGGCCACCCACAGCCCGACTACACACGCTTCTCCCCGGCTAAGATCGCCCTGCGCCGCCACTACAACCAggaccccagccccagccccctgCGCGGCCCCGGTGGCCCCCTGTACAG GGGGGAGAGTGGCAAGGAGTGTGTCGTCTCCCCACCTGCCCTCGGGCCCAAGCAGTGCTTCCCCTCGCCGGGGTCCCCCGAGCTGCAGCAGAGCGCCATGCCCAGGAGTGTGGACAAG TTGTGTAAGGAGAAGAGCCCGGTGGGCCCTGGGGACACCATCACCAGCCTGCCCATCAGTATCCCCCTCAGCACCGTGCACCCCAGCAAGCTGCCCGTCAGCATCCCCCTCGCCAGCGTGGTGCTGCCCAGCCGTGCCGAGAGACTG agGAGCACGCCCAGTCCAGTGGCGCAGGCCCGGGACCCGTCCTCGCTGGACAAGCCGGGCCAGAACAACGGCAAGCTGCTCCATACGCCTACCTCAG ggtTTTCCTTGGGCTCCATGATGAACGGTGGCTCTCACTCTCTGGATGCGGACGCGTCTGACTGCCCCCAGTCCCCCCAcgctgccgccgccgccgccgccccgCCCCTCCTGGGCTCTCAGGCCCGCGCCCCAGGGCACAGCCCACCCCTCGTCACGGGGGGGGTGCTGCAGTACGCGGATGGCCCCCCCCGCATCCTCCCGGAGGGGGGGCCAGGGGGCAGGCAGGGGGGCTCGGACTCGGAGGCCCTGGAGAGTGATAGCAAGCGTCGCATGTACTTttcctcatcctcctcttcctcgtcctcgtcctcgtcctcctcctccctggGCGGCAGGCAGCTCCCCAGCGCCGCCAAGCCAGCGCAGCAGCATCATAGcagccaccaccaccaccaccatcaccatcaccaccatTCCCCCGCCACCTCCTCCGGCTGCCCCCCCCAAGACGGGCGCAAGCGCGGGAGGCGGAAGCGTAGTTCGGTGGGTGGGGCCCTGGCAGGTGGGTCCCCAAAAAGGAGGCCCCTGGCTGGGCTGGGCAGCCACCCCTCAGGGTCCCCTCTCAACATCAACTCcatg GTGAACAACATCAACCAGCCCCTGGAGATCGCAGCCATCTCGTCCCCGGAGCAGTCTGCACGCAGCCCCACCGCGCCCGACCTGGACCAGCCGCCGGTGCTGAAGAGGGAGCGGCCACTGGACCTGAACGGCTCGGGCCGATACTCCTCCCCCCTCAGTTCTGAGGATGAGGACCGGGGCTACCATGAGGACAGCTCCAGTGCACG GATTGAAAGGAAGATCGCGACCATCTCCCTGGAGAGTAGAGACTGTTTACTGAAGTCGGGGGACTGTGACAAGG gctCTGCTGGGCGGAAAGCAGCCTGCAATAGTCTGAACAGCATCGGTGGCAGTGATGTCTCTTCCTCCTCATCatcatcctcctcttcctcttcctccagcaAGTGGAAGTCAACTTTCTCCCCGATCTCGGAGCCCAAGCCCCTGCAGTCTGACCTGCGGCAAGGGGGGTCCCCGTTTGGCCTGGGCAGCCGGGGGGGAGGGGGCGGCGATTCGGACTCGGATCACAAGCAGCGTGGCAGAGGCGGGGGAGAGATGGGACTGGGCACGGGGGCCGGGGGTGGGTGCGGGGATTCTTCCTGTGCCCCCCACTCCGGTGGGCCACCCTACCTGGGTCACAACCCCTTCCTCGGCCAGCCTCCCTCAGAGACTCCCTCAGGCCGTGGCGGGCCAGGGACGACCGAGAAGCAGCAGCAGATGCAGCAGGGGTCGAAGGTCAAGTGCCGGGACTGGGAGCTGAAGGTCAGCAGCTGCGGGGGGGGCGGCCTGGCCAGCCAGAACCTCTTCATCACGGCGGCGACCGGAGGGATCCTCAGCGCCAAGTCCGGCAGCCCGGTGGCGGTGTCCTCGGGCTCGGGCAGCCTGGTGGGTTCCTACTTGGGGCCGCAGTTCCAGCTGGGGGGGGCCTCCTCCATGCTGCAGTCACTGTTCGGGACCCAGCCCCCCGCCAGCGTCCCCACCTCCTCCGCccccaccatcaccaccacccACGGAGGCCCACGCCTGGTGAACGGGCATGGAGCCATTGGGCCCTTCTCTAGCACCGGCCTGGCTGGGGGGGCCGCAGGAG GTAACTAA